The genome window AGGTTGTGGAGGAACAAAGCAAGGAGTCTTCAGTCAGTGGTATGATGATCTTATACTTAATTCTTTTAGGTCTTACAAATAATACGAAATATAATATATGATTGTTAcactaaaaaaatttattaaataaaagttatttaacTGTTCACGCATGTTGCTAAAGATAATATGTTAATATACAGTAGTCAACTATAAAGACTTATTAAAACATTAGTTTTATAACACTTTGTGATTTTAAAACTCAAACAGAATTTGATGCCTAAACGTTTGTTGTACAATATTTCGTTTTTTCCTGAAGATTTTGTCATGGATGCCATGAGACTCTCTACCCTGTTGCTCTATCTTTCTTTGGCCTCAGTCTCTGCTGTggataaactgaaaaacattgATGACTTGAAGAATGTTGGCTATGGCAAACCTTTTCCCCGTCATGGACTCCAAATGTTGTTCTGGTTTGCCCAACAAGTTGATCGTGCTGATCAAAATGGAATCTATACCAAATTCAATCTTGATCCAAAAAAAGGCAACTTTGGCTTTCACGAGTTTAAAAATTACGAAACAATCCTCCCAAACATAAGTATTAGAGGGGTACAATACTATTCAGTTGGAAATCTAAATTCTGAAAGGTACCCTAAGGTCAAACAACTGCCGTGCTACGTGAGGAAGTATTATAATAAAGAGAaaccattgaataacatggacAGGCTCATGATCTCTGTGAACCCAAATAGTCCAAAAAAAGTTTACAATGTCTACATTACGGCACATAATAAGAGTGGTATGAACTTTGATCATAATGCCACATATGAGATTGATTCTACTCTGATAAACAATATCAGGAGGATCAATCAACCATATGATGGCAAACAAGAATGTGAAAGATGCTATAATTTTCTAAAAAGAACAGGATACACTGGTGATGTTCCCTTTACAGTCAACTCTTTTTGTCACCAACAGTTATATTCACTAACAGCTGGTTTCCAAATCGAGTTTTCTGAATCAATATTTTGCCATGATTTAAAGTTTGATCTTTTCACTACAAGAATAAACGGGTTTGATGCAGGTCTGGAACTATACACTGAAGACGGTTATGCTTGTGCTCGACTCTACATCAAGAAGACCTTTACAAACTGGCAAAATGACTTCTACTACTCATGGGTAGGGTTTTACAACGGTCCAGAAGAAGCAAATGATAAATACAGCACACATCAGTATGCTGTGAAATTTCAAAAAGGAGAAGAAGATAACACAAAGGATTATGATATTTATGAATACCAGTCAAGTTTAGCAATTGCTCCAGGAGTTCAGATTCGATTTCTACTGGACAAGAACTATAACTATGTGCTCGCAAAAACTACACCTTGGGCAGGTCCAGAAACATCATCAGATATTGACAGTTTGGGTCCAGGTAATACTGATATCTCCTCATATGGTAATGCTGTCATCCCTGTTGAAATTAAAGGGTTTGATGCTGGTCTGCGTCTCTACGGTGAAGATGGCAGAGCAAGTGCTCGGCTGTACATCAAGAAGACCTTCACTGATTGGCAAGATTACTTCTCTGCCTCGTGGGTGGGGTTTTACACAGGAAAAGAAATAGCAAATGGTGAATATTACACGTATCAGTATGCTGTACATTTTGAAAAAGAAGAaggacatttgacaggttatgATGTTTTCAAATACCAGTCAAGTTTGGTAATTGCACCTGGAGTTCAGATTCGCTTCCTACTAAACAAAAATTCGAATACTG of Misgurnus anguillicaudatus chromosome 2, ASM2758022v2, whole genome shotgun sequence contains these proteins:
- the LOC141366130 gene encoding uncharacterized protein, whose amino-acid sequence is MDAMRLSTLLLYLSLASVSAVDKLKNIDDLKNVGYGKPFPRHGLQMLFWFAQQVDRADQNGIYTKFNLDPKKGNFGFHEFKNYETILPNISIRGVQYYSVGNLNSERYPKVKQLPCYVRKYYNKEKPLNNMDRLMISVNPNSPKKVYNVYITAHNKSGMNFDHNATYEIDSTLINNIRRINQPYDGKQECERCYNFLKRTGYTGDVPFTVNSFCHQQLYSLTAGFQIEFSESIFCHDLKFDLFTTRINGFDAGLELYTEDGYACARLYIKKTFTNWQNDFYYSWVGFYNGPEEANDKYSTHQYAVKFQKGEEDNTKDYDIYEYQSSLAIAPGVQIRFLLDKNYNYVLAKTTPWAGPETSSDIDSLGPGNTDISSYGNAVIPVEIKGFDAGLRLYGEDGRASARLYIKKTFTDWQDYFSASWVGFYTGKEIANGEYYTYQYAVHFEKEEGHLTGYDVFKYQSSLVIAPGVQIRFLLNKNSNTELARTLPWEAELI